In one window of Chthoniobacterales bacterium DNA:
- a CDS encoding dipeptidase, with protein MRDSYLEDYYSFLRFPSVSTDKAFAGKVTDCAQWVVKKLQSIGLEAELVPTAGHPIVWGRNKHQPGRRSVMIYGHYDVQPPDPLDLWDSPPFEPVLKNGYVFARGATDNKGQILAHILGVQEMMEKDGDLPVNLHFVIEGEEEIGSGNLPKFLSDNAAALKCDIAVVSDTGMVAKGVPTISYGLRGVTALEVKITGAKMDLHSGVFGGSVANPITALARLLATLHDADGHVAIEGFYDQVKPLEDWERKAWRELPIDGDKAILDETGAPGLFGEKDYSTLERIWGRPTAEINGIGGGYQGMGTKTVIASHAMAKLTFRLVPDQDGDEILSLAEKHLKKHLPPGVTMEITRGHSGPWYLTDPRSQFGEAAQRALKEAFGKEVAVIREGGSIPIVSQFRDILGVETLLLGLALPDCRAHSPNENFPLENLEGGIRLNKAVLAELAKG; from the coding sequence ATGCGCGACAGCTATCTTGAAGATTACTATTCCTTTCTGCGGTTCCCGAGTGTCTCCACCGATAAGGCGTTTGCCGGTAAAGTGACCGACTGCGCGCAATGGGTGGTGAAGAAGCTGCAGAGCATCGGTCTTGAAGCGGAGCTCGTTCCGACCGCGGGCCATCCGATTGTGTGGGGCCGAAACAAACATCAACCGGGACGGCGCAGCGTCATGATTTACGGACACTACGACGTGCAGCCGCCCGACCCGCTCGATCTCTGGGATTCGCCGCCGTTCGAGCCGGTGCTCAAGAATGGTTATGTCTTTGCCCGGGGCGCGACCGACAACAAAGGGCAGATTCTCGCCCACATCCTTGGCGTTCAGGAAATGATGGAAAAGGACGGCGACCTGCCGGTAAACCTTCACTTCGTGATCGAAGGCGAAGAAGAAATCGGCAGCGGGAACCTGCCGAAGTTTCTTTCCGACAACGCCGCGGCGCTGAAGTGCGACATCGCGGTAGTGTCGGACACCGGGATGGTCGCGAAAGGCGTGCCGACGATAAGTTACGGTCTGCGCGGGGTGACGGCGCTGGAAGTCAAAATCACCGGTGCGAAGATGGATTTGCACTCGGGAGTTTTCGGCGGCTCGGTGGCAAACCCGATCACCGCGCTCGCGCGTTTGCTGGCGACTTTGCACGACGCGGATGGACACGTCGCGATTGAAGGATTTTACGACCAGGTGAAACCGCTCGAGGACTGGGAACGAAAAGCATGGCGTGAACTGCCGATCGATGGAGATAAAGCTATTCTCGACGAAACCGGCGCGCCCGGGCTCTTCGGGGAAAAAGATTACAGCACGCTCGAGCGAATCTGGGGGCGGCCCACGGCGGAAATTAATGGCATCGGCGGTGGCTATCAGGGCATGGGAACCAAGACGGTCATTGCGAGCCACGCCATGGCGAAGCTGACGTTTCGCCTCGTGCCGGACCAGGATGGCGACGAAATCCTTAGTCTGGCCGAGAAGCATTTGAAAAAACATCTTCCACCGGGCGTGACGATGGAAATTACCCGCGGTCACAGCGGGCCCTGGTATCTGACCGATCCGCGTTCGCAGTTTGGGGAAGCGGCGCAACGGGCCTTGAAGGAAGCGTTCGGCAAAGAGGTCGCGGTGATTCGGGAAGGCGGCAGTATTCCCATCGTCTCGCAGTTCAGGGACATTCTTGGCGTGGAGACGTTGTTGTTGGGGCTCGCGCTGCCGGACTGCCGGGCCCATTCGCCAAACGAGAATTTTCCGCTCGAGAATCTGGAAGGCGGCATTCGCTTGAACAAAGCGGTGCTCGCCGAGCTGGCGAAAGGCTGA
- a CDS encoding NlpC/P60 family protein yields MRPARILITAFACLAILGSFAWRAPAEDFSTTVKRIFASPTPAPRKKKKKATAEKSPTPKPSPSPEKSASPKKKAAASPSPSEEPEASASSKKKKKKSSPSPTPEASPSPSKKKKHKSSPTPSPSPEGSPSPSASPGASPEASKTPSPSPSPSPKKKGAPATIAASEIAGYEKYPEPVRKVVDLALELTTRNLDYKYGSADPANGGMDCSGFVFYVLTQNGVRDVPRDSSQQYIWLRKAGTFKAVNSRHEDTFELDELMPGDLLFWTGTYNIERDPPITHAMIYLGRKKEGNQRIMVGASDGRTYEGESRYGVSVFDFKMPRARTKTDEGRTSPSFIGYGHVPGL; encoded by the coding sequence ATGCGACCAGCGAGAATTCTGATTACCGCATTCGCCTGTCTCGCCATCCTTGGAAGCTTCGCCTGGCGCGCGCCCGCCGAAGATTTCAGCACCACGGTAAAGAGGATATTCGCTTCCCCGACGCCCGCGCCGCGCAAGAAGAAGAAGAAAGCGACCGCGGAAAAATCGCCGACCCCGAAACCGAGCCCGAGTCCGGAGAAATCGGCGTCACCTAAGAAAAAGGCGGCCGCGAGTCCCAGCCCGTCAGAAGAGCCGGAGGCCAGCGCGTCTTCGAAGAAAAAGAAGAAAAAAAGTTCGCCTTCTCCGACGCCGGAGGCGTCTCCGAGCCCGAGCAAGAAAAAGAAGCACAAGAGTTCGCCGACGCCATCTCCCTCGCCGGAGGGATCGCCCTCGCCGTCCGCCAGTCCGGGCGCTTCACCCGAGGCGAGCAAGACGCCCAGCCCTTCCCCGTCTCCCTCGCCGAAGAAGAAAGGCGCGCCCGCCACGATTGCGGCCAGCGAAATCGCCGGCTACGAAAAATATCCCGAACCGGTTCGCAAAGTAGTCGACCTGGCGCTCGAACTGACGACGCGCAATCTCGATTACAAATATGGCTCGGCGGATCCGGCCAACGGCGGCATGGATTGTTCCGGGTTCGTTTTCTATGTCCTAACGCAAAATGGGGTCCGCGACGTTCCGCGCGATTCAAGCCAGCAATACATCTGGCTGCGGAAAGCGGGCACGTTCAAGGCGGTGAACAGCCGGCACGAAGATACTTTCGAGCTCGACGAGCTGATGCCCGGCGATCTTCTTTTCTGGACGGGGACATACAATATCGAGCGCGATCCGCCGATTACGCATGCGATGATTTATCTCGGCCGCAAGAAGGAGGGAAACCAGCGCATCATGGTGGGCGCCAGCGATGGAAGGACGTACGAAGGCGAATCGCGGTATGGCGTGAGCGTGTTTGATTTCAAGATGCCGCGGGCGCGAACTAAGACAGACGAGGGCCGGACCAGTCCATCGTTCATCGGCTACGGCCATGTGCCGGGGCTGTAG
- the queC gene encoding 7-cyano-7-deazaguanine synthase QueC: MKRAVVLLSGGLDSATTLAISIREGFVPCALSFDYGQRHKLELDAAKRVAASRDVHEHRIAVIDLRAFGGSALTGDMPVPKNREARDEIPVTYVPARNTIFLSYALAWCEVLGAADIFIGANAIDYSGYPDCRPEFIAAFEKLAGVATKAGVEGTRFRIHAPLITMSKAEIIRKGTELGVDFSLTHSCYDPTAGGLACGECDSCRLRLAGFREAGLVDPIRYAKP, from the coding sequence ATGAAACGCGCGGTCGTGCTGCTGAGCGGCGGCCTCGATTCGGCGACCACCCTCGCCATCTCCATCCGCGAGGGATTTGTCCCCTGCGCTCTTTCCTTCGATTACGGGCAACGGCACAAGCTCGAGCTCGACGCAGCCAAACGCGTGGCCGCCTCACGGGACGTGCACGAACACCGGATCGCCGTGATCGATCTCCGCGCCTTCGGCGGCTCAGCGTTAACGGGCGATATGCCCGTGCCGAAGAATCGTGAAGCCAGGGACGAAATCCCGGTCACCTACGTTCCCGCCCGCAACACCATCTTTCTTTCCTACGCGCTCGCCTGGTGCGAGGTCCTCGGCGCCGCGGACATTTTCATCGGCGCCAACGCCATCGACTACAGCGGTTATCCGGATTGCCGTCCTGAATTTATTGCCGCATTCGAGAAGCTTGCCGGGGTAGCGACGAAAGCCGGCGTGGAAGGAACCCGGTTCCGAATCCACGCGCCCCTGATCACGATGTCGAAGGCTGAGATCATCCGGAAAGGGACCGAACTCGGCGTCGATTTCTCTCTCACCCACAGTTGCTACGACCCGACTGCCGGCGGCCTGGCCTGCGGGGAATGCGATTCGTGCCGGCTTCGCCTCGCGGGGTTTCGCGAAGCGGGTTTGGTCGATCCGATTCGTTACGCCAAGCCGTGA
- the queF gene encoding preQ(1) synthase, whose amino-acid sequence MAKRSKSEGLTLLGRSEAELPASPAEAKLETFPNPAKRAYRIRFETADFTSLCPVTGQMDFAQITIEYVPAKLCVESKSLKFYLASFRNERAFNEAVTNRILDDFVRACSPLEAIVTAQFSARGGIALTVRAEHAR is encoded by the coding sequence GTGGCAAAACGAAGCAAATCCGAGGGCTTGACCTTACTCGGCCGAAGCGAAGCCGAACTGCCGGCTTCCCCCGCCGAAGCAAAACTTGAGACGTTCCCGAATCCGGCAAAACGCGCCTATCGCATCCGATTCGAGACCGCCGATTTCACTTCGCTCTGCCCGGTCACCGGCCAGATGGATTTCGCGCAAATCACGATCGAATACGTCCCAGCGAAACTTTGCGTCGAAAGCAAGTCGCTGAAGTTCTATCTCGCCTCGTTCCGCAACGAACGCGCCTTCAACGAAGCGGTCACGAACCGGATCCTGGACGATTTCGTGCGCGCCTGTTCGCCACTGGAAGCGATTGTGACCGCTCAGTTCTCCGCGCGCGGCGGAATCGCGCTCACCGTTCGGGCCGAGCATGCAAGGTAG
- a CDS encoding DUF6572 domain-containing protein, which produces MAEHEDEHARARTGVANPAVIDLFGVDQKTGEVLLAMNESRPWDGSDEQLHELQEKFNAYVSFLLDGEMLTAHPELAGKPARIELRCDEMPDERALGLLNLIHDQLALQEIKMEVVVRQSGCGESCSCHAR; this is translated from the coding sequence ATGGCAGAGCATGAAGATGAACACGCAAGAGCACGTACTGGGGTCGCGAATCCAGCGGTGATCGATCTGTTTGGGGTGGACCAGAAAACCGGGGAAGTGCTGCTGGCCATGAATGAGTCCCGGCCCTGGGACGGATCGGACGAGCAGCTCCACGAGCTCCAGGAGAAGTTCAACGCCTACGTTTCGTTCCTGCTCGACGGTGAAATGCTCACCGCGCATCCGGAACTGGCCGGGAAGCCGGCCCGAATCGAGCTGCGCTGCGACGAGATGCCGGACGAACGTGCGCTCGGCCTGCTAAACCTGATCCACGACCAGCTCGCGCTTCAGGAAATCAAAATGGAGGTTGTCGTGCGACAGAGCGGATGCGGGGAGAGCTGTTCCTGCCACGCCCGCTAG
- a CDS encoding adenine phosphoribosyltransferase, translating to MGSDSIDKLRAAVRDVPNFPKPGILFKDITPILGNGKLFRASIDAFLEQCQGKKIDKIVGIDARGFLFGSAVAYELGIGFVPLRKKGKLPYKTESATYSLEYGEAEMQLHVDAIERGEKIVLIDDLLATGGTAAAAATLIKKMGGDLLAAQFLIELEFLHGRQKLEATPVVSFLKY from the coding sequence ATGGGCTCCGATTCGATTGATAAACTGCGCGCAGCAGTCCGGGACGTACCGAATTTCCCGAAGCCGGGTATTCTCTTTAAGGACATCACCCCGATTCTGGGCAATGGGAAACTTTTCCGCGCGTCGATCGACGCGTTCCTGGAGCAGTGCCAGGGAAAGAAAATCGACAAGATTGTCGGGATCGATGCTCGCGGGTTTCTCTTCGGCTCCGCGGTCGCGTACGAGCTTGGAATCGGCTTCGTTCCTCTGCGCAAGAAAGGGAAACTTCCCTACAAAACAGAGAGCGCCACCTACTCGCTGGAATACGGCGAAGCCGAAATGCAGCTCCATGTCGACGCCATCGAGCGCGGGGAAAAAATTGTCCTCATCGACGATTTGCTCGCGACCGGTGGCACGGCCGCCGCGGCTGCGACGCTAATCAAAAAAATGGGCGGCGATTTGCTCGCGGCGCAATTCCTGATCGAGCTGGAATTCCTGCACGGGCGCCAGAAGCTGGAGGCCACGCCGGTGGTTTCGTTCCTGAAGTATTAA
- a CDS encoding DUF3828 domain-containing protein: MKPVASILVAIITLTFCHSVPAAEPAPALSSNPGETIRGFYHWYVTELIANRDPMSNRTELKHFATARLLNEIGKMKRGPEGLNGDYFVDAQDFDNQWAKKISISNVQISGKNATAEVMLKGATADMNRKLKVNLVLESGTWKVDKVQGRD; encoded by the coding sequence ATGAAACCAGTCGCGTCAATTCTCGTCGCAATTATTACCCTCACGTTTTGCCATTCCGTCCCGGCGGCGGAGCCGGCCCCTGCACTTAGCTCAAATCCAGGCGAGACGATCCGGGGTTTTTATCATTGGTATGTCACGGAACTGATTGCCAACCGCGATCCCATGAGTAACCGAACCGAATTGAAGCATTTTGCCACCGCCCGGCTCCTGAATGAAATAGGCAAAATGAAGAGGGGCCCCGAAGGATTGAACGGGGATTATTTTGTCGATGCCCAGGACTTTGATAACCAATGGGCGAAAAAGATCTCAATCTCCAACGTGCAGATCAGCGGCAAGAACGCCACCGCGGAAGTGATGTTGAAAGGCGCGACCGCGGATATGAACCGTAAACTCAAGGTCAACCTGGTACTGGAAAGCGGGACCTGGAAGGTCGATAAGGTTCAGGGCCGCGACTGA
- the ccsA gene encoding cytochrome c biogenesis protein CcsA, whose amino-acid sequence MDRQFILLSTLCYAVAVAHTLATLRDGVFRPRRFNFVAILLGFLLQSAFLYVRGHAIGRCPITNLFEVFIFLGWSVALIYLAVGPAYRLSLMGAFTTPLVLLIQGFALLAPVDIPHRARLAVNPWLEFHASISMMAYGAFALSCVAGVMYLVQERQLKTHQLHSIFYHLPPLTNLFAAITRLLWFGFALYTAGLASGFFTGEPLPRVKMVCAIGVWIFYGVILQVRHLGHLAPKRIATLCILAFTAAVSVLWAINFVSQRTS is encoded by the coding sequence GTGGATCGCCAATTCATCCTCCTCTCGACGCTCTGCTACGCCGTGGCGGTCGCGCACACGCTGGCGACGTTGCGTGACGGCGTCTTTAGGCCTCGCCGGTTCAATTTTGTCGCGATCCTCCTCGGCTTCCTGTTGCAGAGCGCGTTTCTCTATGTGCGCGGGCACGCCATCGGCCGGTGTCCGATCACTAATCTTTTCGAGGTCTTCATCTTTCTGGGCTGGTCGGTCGCGCTGATTTACCTGGCGGTCGGGCCGGCGTATCGGTTGTCGCTCATGGGCGCATTCACGACGCCGCTCGTCCTCCTGATCCAGGGGTTTGCGCTCCTGGCGCCGGTCGATATTCCGCATCGAGCGCGCCTGGCGGTAAACCCATGGCTCGAATTCCACGCGTCGATCTCGATGATGGCGTATGGGGCATTCGCACTCTCGTGCGTGGCGGGCGTCATGTACCTCGTCCAGGAACGTCAGCTCAAGACGCATCAACTCCATTCCATCTTCTATCACCTTCCGCCGCTCACGAATCTGTTTGCCGCGATCACGCGCCTTCTCTGGTTTGGGTTCGCGCTTTATACGGCCGGCCTCGCGAGCGGCTTTTTCACGGGCGAACCGTTGCCCCGGGTGAAGATGGTCTGCGCCATCGGGGTCTGGATTTTTTACGGAGTGATTTTGCAGGTCCGGCATCTTGGGCATCTGGCGCCGAAACGGATCGCGACCCTGTGCATTCTGGCCTTTACGGCGGCGGTCTCGGTCCTGTGGGCCATCAACTTCGTCTCGCAACGCACGTCATGA
- the hemA gene encoding glutamyl-tRNA reductase, which translates to MNLFCVGLSHHTANVETRERYAGGPAEADLLATGTMKEALVLSTCNRVEIYGASEQPLATKELMPALWQSPAGLEDTDVFYRYDGETCAQHLFRVVAGLDSMVIGETEILGQVKKAYETARQTGSAGPTLHRLFQRAFRVAKHVRSTTEITRGAVSVGSVAVELAGKIFGDLRERSVLILGAGETSERTARALSSRGVTDLRVSNRSRERGEELAALVQGRAVPFQDWTRECREIDILISSTSADEPLLTPELLAPMLHGRADRPLFIIDIAVPRDVAPEVNDMDGVYLYDIDSLQSIADQSLAMRRQQMAAAEKIISGHVSDFAARLGGRPAGSPSLNSRPLASEL; encoded by the coding sequence ATGAACCTGTTTTGCGTCGGCCTCAGCCATCACACCGCGAATGTGGAAACGCGCGAGCGTTACGCCGGCGGGCCCGCCGAGGCGGACTTGCTGGCCACTGGGACGATGAAAGAAGCGCTCGTGCTTTCGACCTGCAATCGGGTCGAGATCTACGGGGCCTCGGAGCAGCCCCTGGCGACGAAGGAGCTCATGCCCGCGCTCTGGCAGTCCCCGGCCGGCCTCGAGGACACCGACGTGTTCTATCGCTACGACGGGGAAACCTGCGCACAGCATTTGTTCCGAGTGGTCGCAGGTCTCGATTCAATGGTGATCGGTGAAACGGAGATCCTCGGCCAGGTCAAGAAGGCCTACGAAACGGCGCGGCAAACAGGGAGCGCGGGGCCGACGTTGCACCGGCTTTTTCAGAGAGCGTTTCGCGTGGCAAAACACGTGCGGAGTACCACCGAGATTACGCGAGGAGCTGTTTCAGTTGGCTCCGTTGCCGTCGAGTTGGCCGGCAAAATTTTCGGGGACTTGCGCGAGCGTAGTGTGCTGATCCTGGGCGCGGGGGAAACCAGCGAACGCACCGCGCGCGCGTTGAGCTCGCGGGGCGTGACCGATCTGCGCGTCAGCAATCGTTCCCGGGAACGGGGGGAAGAACTGGCGGCTTTGGTGCAGGGCCGGGCGGTGCCGTTTCAAGACTGGACCCGGGAATGCCGCGAGATCGATATTCTCATTTCCTCGACCTCGGCGGACGAACCGCTCCTGACGCCCGAACTCCTGGCGCCGATGCTGCACGGCCGAGCCGACCGGCCGCTCTTCATCATCGACATCGCCGTGCCCCGGGATGTGGCCCCGGAAGTCAATGACATGGACGGTGTTTACTTGTACGACATCGACTCTCTCCAATCGATCGCCGATCAATCGCTCGCCATGCGCCGCCAGCAAATGGCAGCGGCGGAAAAGATCATCTCCGGGCACGTGTCCGATTTCGCGGCGCGTTTAGGCGGCCGTCCAGCGGGTTCGCCTTCTCTGAATTCACGGCCGCTGGCGTCGGAGCTCTAG
- the hemC gene encoding hydroxymethylbilane synthase, with protein sequence MGARTIILGSRGSELARAQTAMVEAALRKAWPTLEIETRVISTRGDVRTAEPLDRRAGRKGLFTSEIEHALAAGEIDVAVHSAKDLPSAMTEGLQIGGVLPRAAVEDVLISRTDSSSTGAIGTGSVRRQYQLRWKYPDAQTVDLRGNVPTRLRKLIQSDWRGIMLARAGLERLGYDLRTGSFSFEGATLRAEPLPSDDFPSAGGQGIIALQIRGNDLATAKLVEAVNHRDTLLCLEAEREFLRLLEGDCGSPVGVLATIAGATMNILAQVFEPPRVEPRSARVEGDASSRMKLSRQLWEAING encoded by the coding sequence ATGGGCGCGCGGACGATCATTCTTGGCTCACGGGGCAGCGAGCTGGCGCGCGCGCAAACGGCAATGGTCGAAGCGGCGCTTCGAAAGGCGTGGCCGACCCTGGAAATTGAAACGCGGGTCATCTCGACCCGGGGAGATGTTCGCACGGCGGAGCCTCTCGATCGGCGCGCGGGCCGCAAAGGTTTGTTCACCAGCGAAATCGAGCACGCGCTGGCGGCGGGCGAGATCGATGTCGCTGTTCACAGTGCGAAGGATCTGCCGAGCGCGATGACGGAAGGATTGCAAATCGGCGGTGTGCTGCCTCGTGCCGCGGTCGAAGACGTTCTGATTAGCAGGACGGATTCATCTTCAACGGGAGCAATTGGAACCGGAAGTGTCCGGCGGCAATATCAACTACGTTGGAAATATCCGGACGCTCAGACAGTCGATTTGCGCGGAAATGTGCCGACGCGGCTCCGCAAATTAATCCAGAGCGACTGGCGCGGAATCATGTTGGCTCGGGCGGGATTAGAGCGCCTCGGCTACGACCTCAGGACAGGTTCATTTTCCTTCGAAGGCGCAACTCTTCGCGCCGAGCCCCTGCCGTCCGATGATTTTCCTTCGGCGGGAGGGCAGGGGATTATTGCTCTTCAAATTCGAGGCAATGACCTTGCGACCGCGAAATTGGTCGAGGCGGTCAACCATCGCGACACGCTGTTGTGTCTCGAAGCGGAGCGGGAGTTCCTTCGGTTGCTAGAAGGGGACTGCGGGTCGCCGGTCGGGGTGCTGGCCACAATTGCCGGCGCGACGATGAACATTCTCGCCCAGGTTTTCGAACCTCCTCGCGTTGAACCGCGCTCGGCCCGAGTTGAAGGTGACGCCTCGTCGCGGATGAAATTGTCGCGGCAACTATGGGAAGCGATTAATGGCTAA